CCGGGCCCGCGAGGCGATTCCCGCAGGCCCGGGTTCTCAGCAGCTGGACAGCGCCCGCTCGATCAGAGGATGTCCTTCAGGTCGGCCAGCAGAGCCGCCTTCGGCTTCGCGCCGACGATCTGCTTCACCGGCTTGCCACCCTGGAACAGGATCAGGGTCGGGATGGACATCACCTGGTAGTCACGCGCCGTGTTCGGGTTCTCGTCGATGTCGAGCTTCGCGACGGTCAGCTTCTCGCCGTTCTCGGCCGCGATCTCCTCGAGTACCGGAGCGACCATCTTACAAGGGCCGCACCAGGTCGCCCAGAAGTCGACCAAGACCGGCTTCTCGCTGGTCAGGACGTCGTCCACGAACGACTTGTCGGTCACCTTGACGGTGTTGTTGCCCATGGTTTCTCCTTCAGGTCGGTCTCGGAAAGTCAGTGGTGGCCGGCGCCGTAGCCGCCGCCGACCAGCTCGGACGCCTCGTGGGCGTTCTCGTCGCCGTGCTCCGCCAGCCATCGTTCCGCGTCGATGGCCGCGCTGCACCCGGAACCCGCCGCCGTAATGGCCTGCCGGTAGGTGCGGTCCACGAGGTCACCGGCCGCGAAGACACCCGGCACGTTCGTGTAAGTCGTGCGTCCCTGCGTCACCACGTAGCCGTCCTCGTCGACGTCGACCTGGCCGCGCACGAGAGCGCTGCGCGGGTCGTGGCCGATCGCGACGAAGAAACCGGTGACGTCCAGCGTTTTCTCGTCGCCGGACTTGGTGTCCGTGACCTTCAGGCCCTGGACCTTGCCGTCGCCTTCCACCCCGGTGATCTGGGAGTTCAGCTGCCACTTGATCTTGTCGTTCGCGCGGGCGCGCTCGAGCATGATCTTGGAGGCGCGGAACTCGTCGCGGCGGTGCACGATCGTGACGGACTTGGCGAACTTCGTCAGGAAGGTCGCCTCCTCCATCGCGGAGTCACCACCGCCGGCCACGGCGATGTCGTGGTCGCGGAAGAAGAAGCCGTCACACGTCGCACAGGCCGACACACCGCGGCCGAGCAGGTCCTGCTCACCGGGCACGTTCAGGTAGCGCGCCGCAGCGCCCATCGCGAGGATGACCGCGCGCGCGGCGTACCGCTTGCCGTTCGCGACCACGTATTTGACGTCGCCCGTCAGCTCCAGCGACTCGACGTCCTCCGCCCGCAGCTCGGCGCCGAAGCGCTCGGCCTGCTTGCGCATCTCTTCCATCAGGTCCGGGCCCTGGATGCCGTCGCGGAAGCCGGGGAAGTTCTCGACCTCCGTGGTCGTCATCAGCGCACCACCGAACTGCGTGCCCTCGAACACCAGCGGTTCGAGTTGCGCGCGCGCCGCGTAAACCGCGGCCGTGTAACCGGCGGGACCCGACCCGACGATGATCAGGTTCCTGATTTCCTCGGCAGCCACCCGTGAACCTCCGCTCGTAGTGACCTGTGCACTGGTCTCAACACGATGGTAGGTGGCGGTGTTCCCGACGGTGACGGCCGCTACTCAGCCGTCCCGACCAGCGGTTATTTCTTGCCGACGACCTTGTCGAACAGCTTGTCGGCGTGACCCGGGCCGCAGTCGGCCCCGAAGGCCACGAGACGGAACTGCGCGAGCTGACCCGTCGTGTAGATGACGAGCACGCCGGGCTTGCCGTCGACGGTCACCGGACGGATGCCTTCCGGGCGCACATCCGGGTCCAGGCCGGCCGCACTGACGCATGCGTCGAGGCGCTGCTCGTCCTGAAGCGGGCCGAAATCGCGGACGCCCATGGCTCCACCCAGCAGCGCTTCCGCACCGCTGCCGTCGCTGCCCACGGACGGAGCCGGAGCCGGAGCCGCCACCCCCGCGGTGCCGCTTTCGGTCGACGTGCCAGGCACCGTCACGGCAAGGGCCACGATCGCCGCCGCGGCCGCCGTCAGGGTCCCCGCGCCCCAGCCGAGCCGCTTGTTCCGCCGCCGCCGTGCTGCCGCCAGGTCCACCACGGGCGCCACGCCGGGCTCAGCCGGTGCTTCAGCGCTCGCCGGAAAGGAGGCGGCCTGCCGGGACGCGGCCTCCGCGGCCAGCGCCTGGTCGATCCGCGCGGTGAACTCGGCCGGCATCGGTGGCGCCGGCTCGTCCGCCAGCGCGGCCAGGTCGGCCGTGGTCGCCTCGAGGGCTTCGATGATCGCGCGCGCTTCGGGGTCCGCCTGGACCCGCGGCCACAGCTGCGCCGCCTCGTGTTCGTCCAGCACGCCGGCGTGGAGGTCGGCCAGCACGTCGACAGACCAAGGCGGACCGACGGTCCCGCCGACCCCCCGACTCTCGTCCGTCATCGTGCCTCCCCGTTCCCCGGCGAGCGGTCGGCTCGCCCGGCACTCCGGGACCCGTCCGAAGTGGCGCTCCTGCGTTTGCTTTCGTGAGTTGGGACGTTCGCATTCGCATCCGGGTTCCGCAGGTGCCCCAGAACCTTCGCGAGTTTGCCCCTTCCTCGCGCGCAACGGCTTTTGACCGTGCCTTCGGCGATGCCGAGCATCTTCGCGGTCTCGGCCACGGAGTAGCCCTCGACGTCGACGAGCAGGATCGGCGCGCGCTGCTCCTCGGGCAGTTGCTCCAGCGCCTCGCGCACGAGCAGGCTCGTCTCCTTCTCGGACATCGAGTCGCGCGGCGAGGCCGGCTCGTTGAAGCCTGCCTCGGGCAGGGGAACGGTGGGCCGCGCCTGTTTGCGGCGGATGCGGTCGAGGCACGCGTTGACGACGATGCGGTGCAGCCACGTGGTCACCTGCGACTCCGCGCGGAAGTTGCCCGCCGCGCGGAAGGCCGAGATGAACGCCTCCTGCAACGCGTCCGCGGCCTCCTCCGGGTCACGCAGCGTCCGCAGGGCGACGGCCCACAGCCGATCCCGGTGCCGCCGGACGAGTTCGCTGAACGCATGGGGGTCCCCGGCGGCGTGCGCCGCGATGAGGTCCGCGTCCGTGGGAGCTGCAGCCGTCACCCGGCAGAGCCTACTGAGTGGGAGATGTCGATCACCCCGCAGGCAGGAAGCTCACGTCTCCGATCTCGCTGATGAAGCCACCCTCGCTGTCGTCGCCCAGCTGGGTGATCCACACGACGAAGTACTGGCTCTCCGTCGGTGTCTGGAGGTTGATCGTCGTGTCGGTGCCGTTGAGGTCACCGGTGCCGACCACCTTGGTGTCGTCCAGCTTCGGGTTCTTGCTGTCGGCCGAGCGGATCTCGATCTTCGTGCCGGGGCTGTCGGCCGCGATCTTCACCTGCGCGAGCTTCACCGGGTCGTCGAACTGCACCACGAACCCGACGCCGGGCTTCAGCGCGGGCAGCTGCTGCTGGTACTGGTCGGTGCGCCAGACCGTGCCCGGGTCGCCGTCGACCGTGTTCTTCACCCGGCTGGAGTTGTCGCCCGAGCCCTTGGGGTTGTAGATCGTGGCCGTCTTCGGTTCCACGGCCTGGCCGAGCTTCGGCGCGGCCGGCGACGACGGCGGGGGCGCCGCCGAGTTCGCGGCCGGCGGCGCGGCACTCGACGTGGGCGCCGCGACGTTGATCGTCGGGCCGCTCGCCTTGGAGTCGCCCTGGAACAGGTTGATCAGCATCAACCCGCCCCACGCCAGGATCAGCACGGTGGCGACCACCAGCACGGTCACGCCGAACGCCAGCTTCCGCCGCCGCGCGACGTCCTTCACCGGCTTCTTCGTGGTCCAGATCGTGCCGTCGGCCTCGCTCGTGGCGTTGTCGCCGACGGCCTTGATCAGCTGCGTGCGCTCCTCGGCCTCGGCGGCCTGGTCGAGCACGCGCAGGATGGCCGAGCTCGTGCGGATACCGCCGTTGCCGCCGTCCTCGATCGTGCGCACGGCCAGCGAGGACAGCTCGGGCGGCACGGCCGGGACCAGCGTCCGCGGCGGCACGACGTGGCCCTGCGGGGTCAGCGGCGCCGCAGGGATCGCGGGCGGCCCGCCCGGCAGCGCCCAGCGTCCGGTGAGCAGGAGGTAAAGGACGGCGCCGAGGGCCTTGACGTCGTCGCGCAGCGTCGCGTCCGGCAGCGGCCCGGGGAACGCCAGCTTCAACGCGCCGTTGGGTGTCAGGCGCAGCCGCTGGGGGTGGTCCAGACCGAGGACCAGGCCGTTCTGGTGCGCGTGCTCCACCGCTTCGGCGAGCGCCTGCACCATGCGCGCGGCCGCGGCCGGCGCCACGGGCCGTTGTGCGACCAGGTCCACCAGGTCGCTGCCCTTGGTCCACTCCGCGACGACAACGCCCAGAAGTCCCTCGTTCGAGGTCACGCCACTGCCGAGGCTGAGCACGTCGAGCACCCGCGCGACCCCGCCGTGGCCGAACTTCGACGCGTGCGCCGCGCGCTCCAGCGTTCGCCGGGCCAGCCTCGCGGCCTCCGGATCCGCCGGATCACCGACCAGCAGCGTCAGCGCGACATCGCGCTTGAGCTGCCCATCGCGTGCCCGCCACAGGTGCGCGGCGGCTCGTTCGTCCACCCCGAACTGCGCGAGCAGGCGGTACCGGCCGTCGCCGACGACCCGGCCCGGGGCCAGCGAACCGCCCTGGGCACGAATGCCCGCACGGTTGGCCTCCCCTGCCTGTTCGCTCCGTCTCGTGTCCACCGCTTCTCTCCCGCGTCGCGCTCCCGCACCGAGGGTACCCGGATCAGGTCTGGAGGAAGCGTCGTCAGTCGTGAATCAATCGTTACCCGCGCTTGATCAATCGGGTGATCCTGGACGTGGCCGGCCTCAGCTCCTCCACCTTCAGGGCCATGAGCACGCCGAACGAGACGCCGATGCCCACGATCCCCTGCAGGAAGAGCTTGATCCAGGCCTGCAAAGTCGGGCCGAGGGAATCGGGCACGATCAGGCCCGCCAGGTACGCGGCGGCGACGCCGAGCACGCACGCGACGACGGTGAAGAGGATCACCCCGATGATGCGCTTGCTGCGCAGGTTGCCCAGCGTGACCCACAGCCACACCTGGCCGAGCACCGCGCCGACCACGTACGTGAGCGCGTTGACCATCATCACGCCCAGCACCACGTTGTTGGGCGACAGGACGACCGGGCACAGGTAGAGCAACGGCACCTTCACCAGCGTCATCACGATCATGATCAAGGTCGGTGTCCGCGCGTCCTTCATTGCGTAGAACACGCGCATCTGGAGCATGACCAGCGCGTACGGCAGGAGCGCGAACGACGAGACCGCCAGCGCTTCGCCGAGCCGCGTGGCCCCTTCGAGCGAACCCTTGCCGAAGGTGAACAGAGCGATACCGATCGACGAGCCGACGATCGTCATCACCGCGGAGATCGGCAGGAGGGTGACGGTCGAGATGCGCGACGCGTACGAGAGGTCGCCGATCAGCTTCTTGTTGTCGCCGTCGGCGGCCGCGCGGCTCATCCGCGGCATGATCGCCGTGAGCAGCGAGACGCCGATGACGCCGTAGGGCAGCTGGAACAGCAACCACGCGTTCGTGTAAGCCGTGACGCCGCCGGGCGCGCCGTTGGTGAGCACGCGGGTGGTGATCGTGTAGCCGATCTGGCTCACTCCGACGTACCCGATGACCCACAGCGCCAGGCCGCCGAACTCCTTCATCCGCTTGTCGACGCCCCAGCGCCACTTCGGCCGGAAGCCCGAGCGCAGCAGCGGCGGGATGAGGATGATCGCCTGCGCGATGATGCCGCCCGTCACGCCGAGGCCCAGGGTGAGCACCTTGGGGTCGGTGATCGACGGGTGGTCCGTGTCGATCGAGCCGGGCATCACCCACACGACCAGGATCGTGAAGATGACGACCAGGTTGTTGATCACCGGCGCCCACGCCGTCGGGCCGAAGATCTGCTTCGCGTTCAGCATCGCCGAGAGCAGCGCGAACACGCCGTAGAAGAAGATCTCGGGTAGCAGCAGGTAGGCGAACGCCGTGGTCAGGCCGGAGCTGGCCTGGCCGGACGAATCGACGTAGAGCGACGTGAAGGCCGGCGCCGCGATCACCGCGACGAGCGTGCCCACGAGGAGCAGGGTCAGGCCCACGGTCAGCAGTCGCTGGGCGTACGCCGCTCCGTGGTCCGGATCGTCTTGCGAGCGCACCAGCAGCGGCACCACGACACTCGTGAGCACACCGCCGATGAGCAGCTCGAAGATGATGTTCGGCATCGTGTTGGCGACGTTGAACGAGTCGTTGGCGATGCCCGTGCCGATCGCCGCTGCCAGCAGCAGCTTCCACAGGAAGCCGGTGATGCGGGAGATCAGCGACGCGATCGCCATCCGGCCGCTGGCCTTCGCGATCGACGGCGCCTTCGCGGGGGTGGCCGGCTGCTCGCCGGTGGACCCCGGTTCGGTGGGCCGGACCAGTGGCGCGTCGCCGATCCGCGGCATGACCTGGGTGGCCAGCGCGTCGTACGGGCGCATCGAGTCGGGGTCGGCCACGGGCCAGCGCGAAGCCGCCATGGGGACGCCGGCGGTGCGCGGGATGAAGCGCGTGGCTTCGGGGTCGCGCAGCGCTTCTTCCTGCCACGGCCGGATCGGCGTGCCCGGACGCGGGCCGCGGCCGCGGTGCGGCGCGGGAGCCGGGGGCAGCGGCTGGGGCCCGGAAACGGGACCCGAAGCCGGAGGCGGCAACGGCTGCGGTCCGGAAGGCGGACCCGAAGGCTGCGGCAGTGGTGGTGCGGACGGCGGTGGTCCCGCCGGCATCGGTCCGGAGGGCGGTGGTCCGGACTGAGGTGGCCCGGCGGGCACGGGTGGTCCGGACGGCTGCGGCAGAGGCGGCCGACCCGACGGCGGGGGCGGCGGCACGGGCTGCCGTCGCGTGGGCGGCGGCGGGGTCGCCTGCGCGCGGGACGCCTGACGCGGCTGTCCTTGCTGCGGCTGTCCCTGCGGCGGCGGGGGTACGCGGCGCTTCGGCCGGTCTGCGCGCTCGTCGGGCGCCGGGTGGCGCTCGTCGGCGGGGACCGGCAGGTGGCGCGTGCGGCCGTTGGCCGGCGGTGGCTGCTGGCGACGTTCGGGCGGCACCTCGCCCTGGGGCGGCGGCTGGCGCCGGCCTTCGCGCGCGGCGCGGCGCGGCTGCTCGGTGCGTTCGCCGCGACGAGGAGGCGCGCCGTCGCGCCGAGGACGACTCGCACGCTCGGGTGGTAAGCCCGGCTCTCTGTCCAACGCGCGCCCAATCCTCGGTGCCAGGGTCCCTGCCATTGTGGCAGCGGTCGACCCAGGGTAATCGGGAACGGCCTCCGGCACCCGGTCCCCCGAGGACTCAGCGCGATTCGGCCCCGGCGGCCCGGCCTCCCTTGACTCGCCGGTAGATCCGCCGCGACGCCAGGAGGAGCAGCGCGCAACCAGCGACGACGGTGATGATGATCGTGATCGGGCCGTACTCCGTCGAGGTCAGCTCGAAGCGCGCCGTGGTGCCGAGCTGCGTGCCCGCCGGGGTGGTCAAGGACACATCGACGCTGAGGCGGCCGGCGCGCAGGGCCTCGATCTGCAGCAGCTCGTTCTGGCCGCCCTTGGCCGGGATGAACCAGTTCTGCACCTGCTCGGGGCGAATGCCGACCTCGTTCTTCAGCGCGATCTGCGCGGTGATGCCCACTGGGAGACCGTTGCTCACGAACACAGGCAGCGGTGACGAACCGGACGCCAGCGCGATCGTCTGCTTCGGCTGTTCCACGGTTACCTGGTCGCGGATCGCGGCGAGCTCGGCGTCGGCGTTCGCGCCGGCCGTGCTGCCCGAGGGCGCGCGGTAGGCCGTGGACGCGCCGCGCACGAGGGCGTTGCGCACCGGCGCGACGATGTCCTCGGGCGGCACCGGGTGGATGGTGTCGATCCGCATGGCCGAGAGCAGGCCGGCGGTCTGTCCGTTTCGGTCCGTCAGCGCGTCGGCGACGTCCCCGCCCCCCGACAGCGGCTGGTCGTCGGTGCCGGTCGCGAACGACGCCGTGCCCGAATTGCTCTGGTCGAGCAGGTCGGCCAGCGGGGCGCCGTCGGCGACGCCGCCGGGGCCGAGGAGCTGGCCCACGTGCTGCAGGAACCCGGTGAGCTCGCTCACCGGCACGTCCCAGCGCCGCGGCGGCGCGACGAGCAGGCGGGTGTCCGGTTCGGTGCCGGTGCGGCCGAGGCCGGCTTCGAACGCAATGGCGGCGAGGCCGTTCTGGCTCGCGATCGCGGGCTGCGTCGCGGCGCCGACGGTGGTCGGGGTCTGCGGGTTGGGTGCGGAATTCGCCATGGCGCTCGCGATGACACTGTCGATCGGCTGGGCGCGCAGGCCGCCGGGCAGCGAGACCGGGCCGGTGACGGGCGCGTCGGCGTGCAGTTTCGAGCTGTCGGTGAGCACGGTGTGCACGCCGGCCGCCGACATCGCGGTGAGCGCCTGGTCGTCGGGTGTGCCGGCGGGCCAGAGCACGCCCTGGCGCGGCTGCGTGTTCAGCAGGTCGCGGATCGTCGCCTCGCCGCTGAGCGCCGTGCTCAGCAGACCGGTGTCGGGCGCGCCGGTGGCGGAGCGGACCTTGCCCAGCGTGGTGAGGTCGGCGTCGGCGAAGGGCAGGGCGATCACGCAGTGGCCGTTGACGAGCGCGCGCAGCTGCACCAGCCAGTCCTGCG
The sequence above is a segment of the Amycolatopsis sp. 2-15 genome. Coding sequences within it:
- the trxA gene encoding thioredoxin → MGNNTVKVTDKSFVDDVLTSEKPVLVDFWATWCGPCKMVAPVLEEIAAENGEKLTVAKLDIDENPNTARDYQVMSIPTLILFQGGKPVKQIVGAKPKAALLADLKDIL
- the trxB gene encoding thioredoxin-disulfide reductase, which encodes MAAEEIRNLIIVGSGPAGYTAAVYAARAQLEPLVFEGTQFGGALMTTTEVENFPGFRDGIQGPDLMEEMRKQAERFGAELRAEDVESLELTGDVKYVVANGKRYAARAVILAMGAAARYLNVPGEQDLLGRGVSACATCDGFFFRDHDIAVAGGGDSAMEEATFLTKFAKSVTIVHRRDEFRASKIMLERARANDKIKWQLNSQITGVEGDGKVQGLKVTDTKSGDEKTLDVTGFFVAIGHDPRSALVRGQVDVDEDGYVVTQGRTTYTNVPGVFAAGDLVDRTYRQAITAAGSGCSAAIDAERWLAEHGDENAHEASELVGGGYGAGHH
- the sigM gene encoding RNA polymerase sigma factor SigM, which codes for MTAAAPTDADLIAAHAAGDPHAFSELVRRHRDRLWAVALRTLRDPEEAADALQEAFISAFRAAGNFRAESQVTTWLHRIVVNACLDRIRRKQARPTVPLPEAGFNEPASPRDSMSEKETSLLVREALEQLPEEQRAPILLVDVEGYSVAETAKMLGIAEGTVKSRCARGRGKLAKVLGHLRNPDANANVPTHESKRRSATSDGSRSAGRADRSPGNGEAR
- a CDS encoding protein kinase family protein encodes the protein MDTRRSEQAGEANRAGIRAQGGSLAPGRVVGDGRYRLLAQFGVDERAAAHLWRARDGQLKRDVALTLLVGDPADPEAARLARRTLERAAHASKFGHGGVARVLDVLSLGSGVTSNEGLLGVVVAEWTKGSDLVDLVAQRPVAPAAAARMVQALAEAVEHAHQNGLVLGLDHPQRLRLTPNGALKLAFPGPLPDATLRDDVKALGAVLYLLLTGRWALPGGPPAIPAAPLTPQGHVVPPRTLVPAVPPELSSLAVRTIEDGGNGGIRTSSAILRVLDQAAEAEERTQLIKAVGDNATSEADGTIWTTKKPVKDVARRRKLAFGVTVLVVATVLILAWGGLMLINLFQGDSKASGPTINVAAPTSSAAPPAANSAAPPPSSPAAPKLGQAVEPKTATIYNPKGSGDNSSRVKNTVDGDPGTVWRTDQYQQQLPALKPGVGFVVQFDDPVKLAQVKIAADSPGTKIEIRSADSKNPKLDDTKVVGTGDLNGTDTTINLQTPTESQYFVVWITQLGDDSEGGFISEIGDVSFLPAG
- the murJ gene encoding murein biosynthesis integral membrane protein MurJ gives rise to the protein MRPWQEEALRDPEATRFIPRTAGVPMAASRWPVADPDSMRPYDALATQVMPRIGDAPLVRPTEPGSTGEQPATPAKAPSIAKASGRMAIASLISRITGFLWKLLLAAAIGTGIANDSFNVANTMPNIIFELLIGGVLTSVVVPLLVRSQDDPDHGAAYAQRLLTVGLTLLLVGTLVAVIAAPAFTSLYVDSSGQASSGLTTAFAYLLLPEIFFYGVFALLSAMLNAKQIFGPTAWAPVINNLVVIFTILVVWVMPGSIDTDHPSITDPKVLTLGLGVTGGIIAQAIILIPPLLRSGFRPKWRWGVDKRMKEFGGLALWVIGYVGVSQIGYTITTRVLTNGAPGGVTAYTNAWLLFQLPYGVIGVSLLTAIMPRMSRAAADGDNKKLIGDLSYASRISTVTLLPISAVMTIVGSSIGIALFTFGKGSLEGATRLGEALAVSSFALLPYALVMLQMRVFYAMKDARTPTLIMIVMTLVKVPLLYLCPVVLSPNNVVLGVMMVNALTYVVGAVLGQVWLWVTLGNLRSKRIIGVILFTVVACVLGVAAAYLAGLIVPDSLGPTLQAWIKLFLQGIVGIGVSFGVLMALKVEELRPATSRITRLIKRG
- a CDS encoding DUF6049 family protein — translated: MKRPAAFFLSLLIFAAAALLGAPAQAQDAASPEPPRLRLELDQLNPRVITTSAKTLTVSGTVTNIGDRRISRPQVRLQVGERLAGDRELKGVLAGEPIQDSPLTDFTTLTESLEPGQTAKLDVSVPLTGKSALQLSRPGVYPMLVNVNGTPEFGGPARLAAVSLLMPVLSAPGKSTPPPGKHADVSVLWPITDSSPHVLSSPYGGQLTLTDDTLAAELSPNGRLHSLVAAARAAQSDPNVGDSLCFAVDPDLLRTVDTMSHGYVVAGAPGKGSQLAQDWLVQLRALVNGHCVIALPFADADLTTLGKVRSATGAPDTGLLSTALSGEATIRDLLNTQPRQGVLWPAGTPDDQALTAMSAAGVHTVLTDSSKLHADAPVTGPVSLPGGLRAQPIDSVIASAMANSAPNPQTPTTVGAATQPAIASQNGLAAIAFEAGLGRTGTEPDTRLLVAPPRRWDVPVSELTGFLQHVGQLLGPGGVADGAPLADLLDQSNSGTASFATGTDDQPLSGGGDVADALTDRNGQTAGLLSAMRIDTIHPVPPEDIVAPVRNALVRGASTAYRAPSGSTAGANADAELAAIRDQVTVEQPKQTIALASGSSPLPVFVSNGLPVGITAQIALKNEVGIRPEQVQNWFIPAKGGQNELLQIEALRAGRLSVDVSLTTPAGTQLGTTARFELTSTEYGPITIIITVVAGCALLLLASRRIYRRVKGGRAAGAESR